One region of Culex pipiens pallens isolate TS chromosome 2, TS_CPP_V2, whole genome shotgun sequence genomic DNA includes:
- the LOC120426862 gene encoding uncharacterized protein LOC120426862, whose translation MVASEPATAAAQLRPPDGGWGWMVVFAYGLANIMIIPVLQSFGLIFKDTFLQINISATDASLIINLASAVGMTFGLFNGPLLRSYGFRRVAFLGGTMFSLGLMLTSSAETFTHFIITYSIIASLGMGFCNSSFSLALNTYFVARRNKAAGIAMTITGLGPILLPQLVSLLVSRYGSRNCLLIIGALATHIMVAALLLQPVKRHMVPVVEPSKSPAKPVTPPMIAKPVQIPVEKSALEEAYSVVDALNPKAESRWELDSDNEDDYLERQNFMDNYNIDAQSIYGFEQTTQPRHRDSLQVIPPTLLQLARAKSEVLTVAQRRPSMAEMLTYKTYSQKALESSPLGKQQHPESKRWFQSGSVESVNLESSLALFGEAEKDRRNTMDVAVGEAPKKRVRTLSATTSPPTTGKRWFESEDSVHLASSVRIFDERGTRSMPIQLQTIPQSKVVSDDQSRLPSIIRNSPDAVRPTSPKTTTFDLSQVDSPKKVPPSSSKQTFLQKLVSIFDLTLLKDKIYVNMMLGMSIAVFAEINFSLLTPFILNDLGYQTEQIASVMSTLAMTDLLFRFISPFVGDFLKLKPRVMYMIALTMLIVTRFSILLARNYTEMLVVAFFLGVAKGVRTVYMGLVIPSYIPIKRLPAASSIQMMTNGIILMTIGPLVGLIRDLSGSYSKSILFINVFTMVTLAMWAVEMVYVRRKVSEKEVKGEKVATEGIS comes from the exons ATGGTAGCGTCGGAACCGGCTACGGCGGCGGCCCAGCTGCGACCCCCGGACGGAGGCTGGGGATGGATGGTGGTGTTTGCGTACGGGTTGGCCAAC ATCATGATCATCCCCGTGCTGCAAAGCTTTGGCCTCATCTTCAAGGACACCTTCCTGCAGATCAACATCTCCGCCACGGACGCTTCGCTCATCATCAACCTAGCCTCGGCCGTCGGCATGACGTTCGGTCTCTTTAACGGACCCCTGCTGCGCAGCTACGGCTTCCGGCGGGTGGCCTTCCTCGGCGGAACCATGTTCTCGCTGGGACTTATGCTCACGTCCAGTGCCGAGACGTTCACCCACTTCATCATCACGTACAGTATTATTGCTT CTCTCGGAATGGGCTTCTGCAACTCGTCCTTTTCGCTGGCCCTCAACACATACTTTGTGGCCCGGCGGAACAAGGCGGCCGGCATCGCGATGACCATCACGGGTCTGGGGCCAATCTTGCTGCCCCAGCTGGTGTCCCTGTTGGTCTCGCGGTACGGCTCGCGCAACTGTTTGCTCATCATCGGAGCGCTGGCCACGCACATTATGGTGGCCGCCCTCCTACTGCAACCGGTCAAACGGCACATGGTACCGGTGGTCGAGCCGTCAAAGTCGCCGGCCAAACCGGTGACGCCTCCGATGATCGCTAAGCCGGTGCAGATTCCGGTGGAGAAGTCAGCACTGGAGGAGGCGTACTCTGTGGTTGATG CGCTCAACCCCAAAGCTGAGAGTCGTTGGGAGCTGGACTCGGACAACGAGGACGACTATCTTGAGCGGCAAAACTTTATGGACAATTACAACATCGACGCGCAGAGCATCTACGGCTTCGAGCAGACGACCCAGCCCCGCCACCGGGACTCGCTGCAGGTCATTCCTCCCACACTGCTTCAGCTGGCACGTGCTAAAAGTGAAGTGCTGACTGTCGCTCAGCGTCGGCCCTCGATGGCCGAGATGCTGACCTACAAAACGTACTCCCAGAAGGCGTTGGAATCGTCACCACTGGGAAAGCAGCAGCATCCGGAATCAAAACGGTGGTTCCAGTCCGGGTCGGTCGAGAGTGTCAACTTGGAGAGTTCATTAGCACTTTTTGGCGAAGCGGAAAAAGATCGCCGCAACACAATGGACGTCGCTGTGGGTGAAGCGCCCAAGAAGAGGGTAAGGACGCTCAGTGCAACAACTTCGCCGCCGACCACTGGGAAACGGTGGTTCGAGAGTGAAGACTCGGTTCACCTCGCCAGCTCGGTGCGGATATTTGACGAGCGAGGAACCCGCTCGATGCCGATTCAGCTGCAGACGATTCCACAGTCAAAGGTTGTCAGCGACGATCAGTCGCGTCTTCCGTCGATTATCCGGAACTCACCGGACGCAGTTCGACCTACCTCGCCAAAGACGACCACGTTTGACCTCAGCCAGGTCGACAGTCCCAAAAAAGTACCTCCCAGTAGCAGTAAGCAAACCTTCCTCCAGAAGCTGGTCTCGATCTTCGATCTGACCCTGCTCAAGGACAAAATCTACGTTAACATGATGCTGGGCATGTCAATCGCCGTGTTTGCCGAGATCAACTTCTCGCTCCTAACACCGTTCATCCTGAACGACCTGGGCTACCAAACGGAACAGATCGCCTCGGTCATGTCGACGCTAGCCATGACCGACCTGCTGTTCCGATTCATTTCCCCCTTCGTTGGCGATTTCCTCAAGCTGAAGCCACGCGTCATGTACATGATCGCGCTCACCATGCTGATCGTGACCCGGTTCAGCATCCTGCTCGCCCGCAACTACACCGAAATGCTCGTCGTGGCGTTCTTCCTCGGCGTGGCCAAGGGCGTCCGGACGGTGTACATGGGACTCGTTATCCCGAGCTACATCCCGATCAAGCGACTCCCGGCCGCTTCCAGCATCCAGATGATGACCAACGGGATCATCCTGATGACGATCGGACCGCTGGTGGGCCTCATCCGGGATCTGTCCGGAAGTTACTCGAAAAGTATCCTCTTTATTAACGTGTTCACCATGGTCACGTTGGCTATGTGGGCCGTCGAGATGGTGTACGTGAGGCGGAAAGTGAGCGAAAAGGAGGTGAAAGGGGAGAAGGTGGCCACGGAAGGGATCTCCTGA
- the LOC120426866 gene encoding pancreatic triacylglycerol lipase-like — translation MKLAAAVAVFVGLAASGYSLPVEPKPWALIPDGAGHLHIVNIDPVNIPTGEDEIEPHFNPESDVVFRLYTRRNPLHPQLIRWDDPSSIMNSNFNPENPTRFLIHGWIEGEDATLHWVIKDHFMRVGDFNVINVDWGAGAQTINYIGARNRVAGVGMITSRVIDVIRATSGQSRDLINVIGFSLGAHAAGNTGKGQNGQLNSVIALDPAGPLFSRGQADILTDTDAIYTEAIYTNAGLLAFDEPLCHANFYPNGGRSQPGCITSVCAHNRVNELFAESVSTANHFLSMRCADHSEILSGRCTSSGPYAKMGGEPSNRGRGVSGVYHLMTNSAAPFARG, via the exons ATGAAACTCGCAGCTGCAGTAGCAGTTTTCGTTGGTTTGGCCGCCTCAG GCTACTCACTTCCGGTCGAACCGAAGCCGTGGGCCCTCATCCCGGACGGCGCAGGTCATCTGCACATCGTCAACATCGATCCAGTGAACATCCCAACCGGAGAAGATGAGATTGAACCACACTTCAACCCGGAAAGTGACGTCGTGTTCCGACTGTACACCCGACGCAACCCACTTCACCCGCAGCTGATCCGATGGGATGACCCTTCGTCGATTATGAACTCCAACTTTAACCCGGAAAATCCAACGCGATTTTTGATCCACGGATGGATCGAAGGTGAGGATGCGACTCTGCACTGGGTCATCAAGGATCATTTCATGCGCGTTGGAGACTTCAACGTGATCAACGTGGATTGGGGCGCGGGAGCGCAGACCATCAACTACATCGGAGCCCGTAACCGCGTCGCCGGAGTTGGTATGATCACGTCGCGGGTAATCGATGTGATTCGTGCCACTTCCGGACAGTCGCGTGACTTGATCAACGTTATCGGATTCAGTTTGGGAGCGCATGCCGCCGGTAACACCGGCAAGGGTCAAAATGGACAGCTCAACTCGGTGATCGCTTTGGACCCCGCCGGTCCGCTGTTTTCGCGAGGACAAGCTGACATCCTAACCGATACTGACGCCATCTACACGGAAGCTATCTACACCAACGCTGGACTGTTGGCGTTCGATGAACCTCTTTGCCATGCCAACTTCTACCCCAACGGAGGACGTTCCCAGCCGGGTTGTATTACCAGCGTTTGTGCCCACAACCGGGTAAATGAGTTGTTTGCCGAGTCGGTGTCCACCGCGAATCACTTCCTGTCGATGCGATGCGCTGATCATTCGGAGATCCTGTCGGGAAGGTGCACCTCCAGTGGACCGTACGCCAAGATGGGAGGAGAACCATCGAACAGAGGACGTGGCGTTAGTGGAGTTTATCATTTGATGACCAATTCGGCAGCGCCGTTTGCCAGAGGATAG